A segment of the Catenuloplanes nepalensis genome:
CACGCGCGCTACTACACGGCGCTGGCCGAGCGGGCGGACGCGCGGCTGACCGGAGCCGGCCAGGAGCTGTGGCTCGACCGGCTGCGCGTGGAGTGCGACAACATGCGGTCCGCGTTCGTGTGGGCGCACGAGCACGACCCGGCCACGGCGATCCGGTTGGCCGCCGCGCTCGGCCGCTACCACCGGCTGCGCGGGCGGTACGCGGAGGGCGGCGAACGGCTCCGGGCCGCACTGGACCTGGCCGGGCCGGACACGCCGCCGGCGCTGCTGGCCAAGGCGCTGGCCGCGCTCGGCACGCTGGAGTTCCTGCAGTGCGCGTACGAGCCGGCCACCGCCCACCTGGACCGCGCGGTCACGCTGCTCACCCGGGCCGGTGACCGGCGCGGCGCCGCCACCGCGCTGCAGAACCTCGGCGGCATCGCCCGCGAGCAGGGGCGGTACGCGGATGCCCGCGCCCGGCACGAGCAGAGCCTGGACATCTGGCGCGACCTCGGCGACTCGGCCGGCACCGCCCGGGCGATCAAGTCGCTGAGCTTCACGGCCTGGGTGGAGGGTGACTACGCGCGCGCGGCCCCGCTCGCGGCGGACGCGCTGCGCCGGTTCCGGGAGCTGGGCGACGCCGAGGGCATGGTCGGCGCGCTGGTCGACCTCGGCGCGGCCACGCTGCGCGGTGGCGACCCGGCCGGGGCCCGGCCGCTGCTCCGCGAGGCGCTCGCGCTGTCCCGCCGGCTCGGGTCGGACGAGGGGATCGCGTGGGCGACCGAGCAGCTCGGGCTGGCCGCGCTCGCGCTCGGTGAGCGGGAGGAGGCGCGCGGCCTGCTGCGGGACGCGCTGACCGTGCATCACGGGGTGGGAGACCGGTGGCGTACCGCCGGGGTGCTGGACGTGCTGGCCGGACTGGTGACGGACGCGCGTACCGCCGCGGTGTTGTTGTCGGCCGCGGCCGCGGCGCGCACCGAGATCGGCACCCCGCTGCCGCCGTGCGACCGGCTGGAACGAGAGCGGGGGGTACGAGCGGTGGCCTCGCGCCTGGGGCCGGGGGAGTGGGAGCGCGCGGTGGTGGAGGGCAGGGCGTCGACGCTTCCCCGGGCGGTGGAGCTGGCGCTCGCCGCCTCGGACCCACCGCCGTCCGCCGGACCGCCCGCCGCGCCGGTCCCGGCGAACCCGCGGGTCGACGCGCCGGGTGCGGCGCCGGCCGGCGGGACCGAGGACGCGCCGGCCGTTTCGCTGCCACAGCCGTCCGGACCACGATCGCGCGGACCCGCGCCGGTGGGCGGTGTCGCGCCGGCGTCCGTGGGCGGTGTCGCGCCGGCTTCCGTGGGCGGCCACCCGCCGGGGCGGCTGGTCGTGCACGCGCTGGGCCGCGCCCGTGTGCTCGTCGGCGACCGCCGGCTCGGCCCCGAGGACTGGACCTACGCGAAACCGCGCGAGCTGCTCTACCACCTGCTGACCCACCCCGGTGCGACCAAGGACGAGATCGGCGCCGCGCTCTGGCCCGAGGCCGCGGCCGCGGAGCTGCGCAACAGCTTCCACACCTGCCTGAAGCACCTGCGCCGCGCGCTCGCCGGCGCCGCCACCGTGCGCTTCACCGCCGGCGGTTACCGGCTCGACGGCGACGTCGTCTACGACGTCGACACGTTCCTGGCCGCGGCCGGCGAGGACTCGGAGGACATCGCCGCGCTCGCCGACGCCGCCGGCCGCTACCCCGGCGACTTTCTCACCGACGTACCGGCCGGCGACTGGGCCGACGTCCCCCGAGACCGGCTGCGCCGCCGCTACGAGCAGATCATGCTGACTCGTGGCGTGCTGCTCGGCCGCGAGCGCCGCTTCACCGAGGCCGCCGAGACGTTCGCCCGCCTGATCGAGCACGATCCGCTGCTGGAGGCCGCCCACCGCGGGCTGATGCGCTGCCACGCCGCGCTCGGCAACCCGGCCCGCGCGCTCCGCCAGTACGACGACCTGGTCACCCTGCTGCACTCCCAGATCGGCGCCCCGGCCTCACCGGAGACCCGCGCGCTGCACGCCCGCCTCCGCCACGCCATGGCGGCCTGAAGATCGACGTGCGGCGTTCCCCGGGCCGGGCCAGACTGCGTGCAGCCGACCCCTGAGGAGCGACCGTGGCCGCGGAGCTGACCCGCCGGAACGTGCTGGCCCTGTCCGCCGCGGCGCTGCTGCCCGGGCCGCCGTCGCCGCCCCGCATCCGGCGGGAGCATCACCGGGTGATCATCGTCGGTTCCGGGTACGGCGGTGCCATCGCCGCGTACCGCCTGGCCGAGGCCGGTGTTCGTACCCTCGTGCTGGAACGCGGCCGCCGCTGGCCGGTTCTCCCCGGCGGTGACACCTTCCCGCCGTTCCTGCGCCCGGACCGCCGCTCGTCGTGGTTCACCCCCTCGCCGGTCTACCCCGGCATGCCGCCCGTGGTCTACCGCCCGTACGCCGGTCTCTTCGAGCGGGTC
Coding sequences within it:
- a CDS encoding tetratricopeptide repeat protein gives rise to the protein MTAPPLTRFIGRRRDVTEIRRLLGESRLLSLVGPGGSGKTRLAREICTGPDTAWVMLAEVEAAQAGPAVLDALGVAEVPGRSLADLIGHRSLLLVLDNCEHLVEAVAELAVRLLRDCPGLSVLTTTREPLAVAGEHVWWVDGLPGAESMQLFADRARRVAPGFTVGDGNADAVARLCRRLDGMPLALELAAARVRMLPPQRILDRLDDAFGLLVTADRDVPARHATLRAALDWSYDLLPPPERDLFARLAVFRGGFTLDAAEAVGGPDALPLLARLVDKSLVQAQADGDTERYRLLDVVRQYASSLGPAGPAEHARYYTALAERADARLTGAGQELWLDRLRVECDNMRSAFVWAHEHDPATAIRLAAALGRYHRLRGRYAEGGERLRAALDLAGPDTPPALLAKALAALGTLEFLQCAYEPATAHLDRAVTLLTRAGDRRGAATALQNLGGIAREQGRYADARARHEQSLDIWRDLGDSAGTARAIKSLSFTAWVEGDYARAAPLAADALRRFRELGDAEGMVGALVDLGAATLRGGDPAGARPLLREALALSRRLGSDEGIAWATEQLGLAALALGEREEARGLLRDALTVHHGVGDRWRTAGVLDVLAGLVTDARTAAVLLSAAAAARTEIGTPLPPCDRLERERGVRAVASRLGPGEWERAVVEGRASTLPRAVELALAASDPPPSAGPPAAPVPANPRVDAPGAAPAGGTEDAPAVSLPQPSGPRSRGPAPVGGVAPASVGGVAPASVGGHPPGRLVVHALGRARVLVGDRRLGPEDWTYAKPRELLYHLLTHPGATKDEIGAALWPEAAAAELRNSFHTCLKHLRRALAGAATVRFTAGGYRLDGDVVYDVDTFLAAAGEDSEDIAALADAAGRYPGDFLTDVPAGDWADVPRDRLRRRYEQIMLTRGVLLGRERRFTEAAETFARLIEHDPLLEAAHRGLMRCHAALGNPARALRQYDDLVTLLHSQIGAPASPETRALHARLRHAMAA